One Coffea arabica cultivar ET-39 chromosome 5e, Coffea Arabica ET-39 HiFi, whole genome shotgun sequence DNA segment encodes these proteins:
- the LOC113688578 gene encoding heat shock cognate 70 kDa protein isoform X2 — translation MYECSYGPTILFQTSSQAENSKRLIGRKYTDPSVEYDLKLWPFKVIPDPGNNPMIVASYKGEEKQFAPEEISAMILTKMKEVAEAYLGLPVKNAVITVPAYFNDSQRQATRDAGAISGLNVLRIIVEPTAAAIAYGLDKELLNNTGGQKNVLIFDLGGGTFDVSLLTIEKSMFDVKAVGGDTHLGGEDFDNRMVNHFVQAFKRKHKKDISGNPRALRRLRSACERAKRILSSIHQTSIEIDALFEGTDFQSTITRPRFEELNMDLFRQCMEPVESCLRDAKMDKHSVQDIVLVGGSTRIPKVQQLLQDFFNGKTLCKSINPDEAVAYGAAVQAAILDGRGNQKALDIALMDVTPLSLGYQTKGEVMNVVIPRNTTIPTKKETTCTTACDNQTSILFPVYEGERARSTENNLLGEFTLEGIPPAPRAVPVINVCFDLDANGILNVSAEDENTGQKSRISISFDKGRLSREEIEKMVQAAEKYKFEDEEHKKKVKAKIALEDYTYNLRDTIKSKNISSSLSSADMKKIEDAIEDAMQWLDGNQLGETDEFEDKMKELESITKRLMITKKD, via the coding sequence ATTCTAAGAGATTAATTGGTAGGAAGTACACTGATCCATCTGTAGAGTATGACCTGAAGCTTTGGCCATTCAAGGTCATTCCTGATCCTGGCAACAATCCCATGATTGTTGCATCCTACAAAGGGGAGGAAAAGCAATTTGCACCTGAGGAGATTTCTGCTATGATTCTCACAAAGATGAAGGAGGTTGCTGAGGCCTACCTTGGGTTACCAGTAAAGAATGCTGTTATTACCGTCCCAGCCTATTTCAATGATTCGCAACGCCAAGCAACTAGAGATGCCGGAGCCATCTCTGGCCTCAATGTATTGCGTATCATCGTTGAACCAACAGCTGCTGCGATTGCTTATGGTCTTGACAAAGAATTGCTCAACAACACAGGCGGCCAGAAGAATGTACTTATTTTTGACCTTGGAGGTGGTACTTTTGATGTTTCTCTTCTCACTATTGAGAAGAGCATGTTTGACGTGAAAGCTGTTGGGGGAGATACTCATCTTGGTGGAGAGGACTTTGACAATAGAATGGTGAACCACTTTGTCCAAGCGTTCAAGCGAAAGCACAAGAAGGACATCAGTGGAAATCCGAGAGCTCTTAGGAGATTAAGGTCAGCTTGTGAGAGGGCAAAGAGGATACTTTCCTCTATTCATCAGACATCAATCGAGATTGATGCTTTGTTTGAGGGTACTGATTTTCAAtcaaccattacaaggccaagaTTTGAGGAGCTGAACATGGACTTGTTCAGGCAATGCATGGAGCCAGTTGAAAGCTGCTTAAGGGATGCCAAGATGGACAAGCATAGCGTCCAAGATATCGTTCTTGTGGGTGGTTCAACCAGGATTCCAAAGGTTCAGCAGTTGTTGCAAGATTTCTTTAATGGCAAGACCCTTTGCAAGAGCATTAACCCAGATGAAGCCGTTGCCTATGGTGCAGCTGTTCAAGCTGCAATCTTGGATGGCAGGGGCAACCAGAAGGCTCTGGATATTGCACTTATGGATGTTACCCCATTGTCTCTTGGTTACCAAACCAAGGGAGAGGTCATGAATGTTGTGATCCCTAGGAACACCACCATCCCTACGAAAAAGGAGACAACATGTACAACAGCTTGCGATAACCAGACTAGTATATTGTTTCCGGTGTACGAAGGTGAGCGAGCAAGATCAACAGAGAACAATTTGTTAGGTGAATTCACGCTCGAGGGTATTCCTCCAGCCCCTAGAGCAGTCCCTGTAATCAATGTCTGCTTTGATCTGGATGCCAACGGCATTTTAAATGTCTCTGCAGAGGATGAAAATACAGGGCAGAAAAGTAGAATCTCCATCTCTTTTGATAAAGGAAGGTTGTCAAGAGAAGAAATTGAGAAGATGGTCCAGGCAGCCGAGAAGTACAAGTTTGAGGATGAGGAGCACAAAAAGAAGGTCAAGGCAAAGATTGCCTTAGAGGATTATACATACAACTTGAGAGACACCATCAAGAGTAAGAACATTAGTTCTAGTCTGTCATCTGCTGACATGAAGAAGATTGAGGATGCAATTGAGGATGCCATGCAATGGTTGGATGGGAATCAGCTTGGAGAGACGGACGAATTTGAGGACAAGATGAAGGAGCTTGAGAGTATTACCAAGCGCCTTATGATTACGAAGAAGGACTAA